TGTTTCTGACTCGATGCTTTGTTGAGGTGGAGGATTAATATGTGACGCTGATGTctcttcatcttaaacatgcACTGCTGCACATCAGCTAAACACTTTATAACAAACAGTCAGaggaacaaagacaaatgtCTTTGATTCAAATATCTCAAGTTCATTCTTTAAGCTCATCTGAGCTCTTCGTCAGATATTTATCATGAGACAAAACTTCTCTTTTAAAGGAATGTTACATAATGTATTTAGTGCCATCTTCATTTCATGTTTCCTGGAAGAATGACTTcattgttttgtctataaaatgtcagataatAGAGAAAATCTCTGATtcgaccaacagtccaaatgaGTCAGATGTTTCATTAATGAGCAGAACAGTTTCTCCCTTAATCGACTAATCATTCTTGGTTGAATGATGCTCACTTTGCATCCGAACACACTGATGCATCTCTGAGGTACTTTAATCTGCATAGTTGATCACTTCTCTTTCTGATCTCCGTCCTTAATCCTCCAGACCCCCCAGCGAACCAGCCAGGGTGCCCCCGGCCAGAGTCCGCTCTGTTATACCCCCCTCCCCTGTCCCCGGACCCGGTCAGCCCGCTGACTCACCTGGGGACGCTGCTGGCGGGACACGACGCACCGCGGACCGGCGGATGGGACAGGTAAAGtccagtaacacacactcacactcacacacacaaactcacacacacacagtgtcccgGTGAGGTCGGTTCGCTGTAGTTTATCCCAGAAGAAGAAGGAATGCGCGCGTGGACGTGAGAATGCGCCTCTGTGCCTCTGCGATGCCTGACCTGTCCTCGGCTGTAGCCGCTGGTGGAGTGGGTGGTGCAGGGATGGTGTGTAGGTATTAAAATGGCAGGAGAAGTATTTGTGGGGGCAGAGACCCCACCCCCCTGCCTTTGAAATCCGAACAACGGGGAGTGAGAAAGTTTCCTCTGGCAGCTTGGAGAGGTTTGGAGAAGTTATGGGGAGGTTTGGGGAGGTTTGGAAAGGTTTGGAGAAGTTATGGGGAGGTTTGGGGAGGTTTGGAAAGGTTTGGGGAGGTTTGGAAAGGTTTGGAAAGGTTTGGAGAGGTTTGGGGAGGTTTGGGGAGGTTTGGAAAGGTTTGGGGAGGTTTGGAAAGGTTTGGAAAGGTTTGGAGAGGTTTGGGGAGGTTTGGAAAGGTTTGGAGAGGTTTGGAAAGGTTTGGGGAGGTTTGGAAAGGTTTGGAGAGGTTTGGAAAGGTTTGGGGAGGTTTGGAAAGGTTTGGAGAGGTTTGGAGAGGTTTGGAAAGGTTTGGAAAGGTTTGGGGAGGTTTGGAAAGGTTTGGAAAGGTTTGGAGAGGTATGGGGAGGTTTGGGGAGGTTTGGAAAGGTTTGGGGAAGTTTGGAGAGGTTTGGAGAGGTTTGGAGAGGTATGGGGAGGTTTGGAGAGGTTTGGAAAGGTTTGGAAAGGTTTGGGGAGGGTTGGAGAGGCTTGGAGAGGTGAGGTGAAGCCGTAGCGCACGAGCCAGGGTGGCATCACTAACGAGTACTGAACTCActcaaaatgtttacattttacaattcAAGTCAAACGTGGTGATAAAACATAAAGTTATTTGCTTCCTTGTGGCTTGTCCCCATCCATCTTATAACGTATTTGCTGAAAATGCTCATATGTGTGATTTTGGAGGTCTTTGAATTCAACCTATTCTGGTGTTTTGTATGCGGCTGTGTTGGAGGATCAGAGGCTGTTAATCAAATCACAGGAGTTTGTAGCTTTAGTCCCATGAGGTGTTTACATGGTCAACACATTACTGCAATACCCTAGAAACCTggtcattaattaattaatgctTTAAATGCTTTAATGCTTTGTCATAACTTTGCAGAGGGCAGGTTGTGTTACTGTGGTGACTTTGTGTCTCAGGCAGTGGTGGGATGTAACTAAGTGCATTCACTCAAGTAAAAAAGTACTTTAGCGTGAGTCTTTCCACATTTTTTACAGCTCTCTGCATCTACTCCACTacataaatgtgctttttacttcagcacatttatctgacagctttagtggCTTTACAGATTACAATGAATCCTGTGAAAACCACGTATCTCCAGATGTGTTAGTGTTGAATGTGTCCCTTTACGGGCCGGCTGAGAAAGTTCTCCGCCTTCTTAAGATAAATAAACTGCTTCAAACCCTCTTGGATCATCTGCAAAAAGTATTGTCCCACAGCTGATTCATTCGAGATACATAGTTCTCAGAGGAAACCGAAGCTACAAACATGTGATGATCTtacagaccatgatgcattgctgcaggATATAActttaaacatctacagcagtaaaatgcgACACACTCCTGAATGCAGCAGTAATGCgaatccagaaacatcagatatgAAACAGGAACGTTTTACTGCATCATGAGAACGTTCACTTTTCgtacttaaagtacattttgcactGACAACTTTTTCTTAAGTAATGTTTTAAATGCTGGACGTATTTTTCTTGTGTGGTTTTAGTACCTAGAAGTAAAGAACCTGAATGCGTCTCCCAGCTCTGGTTTCAGGTCGACGAAGGTTTTAAAACGTCTCACATTATCAACTCATCATCCTTTTTTACAACACTGACAGCTGTTGAGtcgtgctcacacacaaacctgaTCATGACAATCTTAATCTACTACAACCAGAACAACCTCTGGACCTGGAGATGGACTCTTTTGGAGGTAAAAGtacattcctctcctctcctccctgctttctgtcttctgtccATTCTGTGTTCCAAGTGCGAAATGCCAGAGAGTCTGAGCTCCCGACACAGTGACCCTTGACCTTTGAAGAGGGGCAGGTCTAATTTAGACCACTGCTGGCACCCTGGTGACtgatcacacactcacacacacacacacacacacacacacacacagccagtcaAGTGTGAACCCTGAACTTTGAACTGTGGAGAGAGGTGGACTGGGTCAGTGGGATCCCCCTCCGATCGGAACAAAACATTCAGTATCCAGCTCACCAAGCAGAAGTTCCTCCCTTACAAGGAGcagcctgctctgctctgagcacacacacctTCGTATGGTGGGTAGTGGAGTGTTTGCtgattgttttgtgttgaaatgCACATGGTGCATATTGAGCCGTGCAGGATGCGTCGACATGAGAGCTGGCAGGACTAATTGTACCTTGTTCTGCAACATAAGCTACAAAATGTGGCACTAATGATTTTTAATAAGTTCCGTTTAGGCCCAAACCCCAAAAAACTCAAGAATCCCGAATGCTGCCTTTTTTCCAAATGCAGGATCTTCTGATTAAGACATGTGGCTTACGTTGATAGCAGTCAGGTTTTTGGAGCATTCATTGCTCAGACAGTCTCAGAGTCTCAGACAGGGTTTTACCTCAGCCTGTGACACATGGCCTCTGTGCATTGGATATCAGGATATCATAGATGTAAATAGGTAGTCGTTGATACTGTGAGCCTTGTTATAGTTCAACCTCATAAGCTGGATGTGCAAAGGAAATGTAGATACACGCTGTacggatgtgtgtgtgactgaatttAGTCTGCAGCGTTGTGGAGCAGGTTAATGTTGTCATCAGTGTTACTATCAGCTCTTTAGGGGCAACAAGCATGTCAGTTATTCAGCTTTAAAAATGCCCCTTTTCATTATTTACCACCTCAGTGGCCTTGCTTTGAATATTAAAAGCAACACGCACACAAAAGAAATCCACGACATGACAAGAAGCATGAATAAGTAATATTAATAAAGTAGTAATAATAAACCTAAACATTTGGTGTATCCATGCAGTCATGTCACAGTTATTTACTAGATTGATACCAATGTCGTGTGTGTATGGTTgatatgaagctgcagcaggtcagcaaacagcaaacagaacGAACCTGCCAGCACCTCTTGGTTTAGTCTGCAGAAGAGCCAGTTGTGGTTAAACCAGGGTTATAAACCGGACTGTAAGTATATTCCCTAAAAATTCAAGGTTTTATTAAGTAATAATTCAGTAGTGTGTTTAAGATTTTTGCTTCTTTTCAGTAAGTATCAGGTTTATTGCACACTGAGGAACCTTTGTGCAGCATGATCGTACCAGGACACGTAAATCCAGGTCTAAATCCACTTTGATGTGCTCttacacagttttttttgtttgtcacaaACATAGTTTTGTTGTCATCAGCCACAAACTGCGGCTGTGTCTTTTCGTCCCTtcgtcctctcctcccctcgTGTCAACAGTCTTCATTATGAGGAGCATTCCAGACTCCGGGCCCCGGGGTGGTAACTCCTCATTACGTCGTTACTGCAGAGAAAAAACGCAGCTGATGTGACAGCTGCCATTGTTAGCGGAGCTACACGGGGCCGCTAATGTTTCTGTTCCCTCAGTCACTTACCTGCTGTTCCACTGAACATTTGAGCTCTAATCACACAGATGAGTTTGCAGACATGTTCCTGTTTGAGACTAATCACCagcacaaaaaaagagaagccaCTATagcttgtttttaaaatatttatttccacaTGATGTGTGCTTTTGATGGTTAGGTTACCATCGGTCCCCTTCCTCTTTACTTTGTCTTTCTACAGATGTGCATTAAAGGACATCCCACCCCATGCTGCTCTTATGTGTTAGACTAATACACAAATGCAGCTTTGAGTGAAGACATTGTTCCAGACCACTCAGAATCAGAACCAGCAACTGTCAAAGTGATCCTGAATGACTGCGATTCCCATTACTGCCTTTTGTCCCAATTAGTTCAGCTTTGTTCTTGCTGATTCCTGCCTGCTGTTCACTTTGCTGCagtcaaaatgcaaaatgtccTGGAGTGTAATGACTTCGAGGGCCTTCTGTTGTAAATTCGAATGAAGTAAGTCATCATAAGTAAGTAATCATTTACTTTTGCTGTACAATAATAAGCAAGTGAACAAGTAAGAGAACTCTTCCAAGATATAAAAATAACTGTCCCAGTGTTGAATGTGTCAGTAATGCAGTGTTACTGTATCGGAAACTATCTTTGGCACGTCTTTATTTATGTCTCGCTACCACTCGGTCCATTATGAAGATGGATGTGGTGTCTGGAGACGATAACTGTGTTTAGTCTGAGATACTTCATGTCCCCATGAAGAAAACTGAGGGGGCCACAGTGGAGCTGTTCCTTTATGGCAGGGCCTTAAAACCAAAGTCTTGTTTACTCTCATGTGTCAGTCATCACCACTCACTTTGTCGATGTGACTGCTATCGGCTTATTAAATGTCCCAATTCAGGCCAACTGCACCCACCAGAAGGCCACATCATCTATTGTTATCAACAAACCTAAAATATCACATATGATGTTGGAGAGGTTCAGGAAAAGGTGATGGTTTGGGTTCGACCCGAATAGCCACCCTGCACAAATACAATGCATTCTTGTCCCATCAGGAGACTGGACGTGGGCTTTCAAGGCTGTCCGTTACTGCCAACGCCGAGGGAACCAGGAAGAGAAGCTCACGCAGACCAGTGTGTCACCATCCTGCACGCCAAGGTTGCTCAGAAGTCCTACGGCAACGAGAAAAGGTTTCACAGTACTCGTCGTTCAGCTCATGTTCACGGGAATGTTTGAGTGTGTAGTTTGAGTCTGGACTGTGTCATCGCCCACAGGTTCTTCTGCCCTCCTCCTTGTGTTTACATCAGCGGTCATGGTTGGAGAGTCATGCAGGACCATCTGAAAGGTCAGGAAACAAACATATAGGCACTTTTAGAGGAAACGTTGAATACACTTGTGATGCTCTCCCTTCCTCACCCCACACTTTTtccccattctctctctcccccccttcATGCATCccattattttcttcttcttccctttctcctgtctcttcctgtcgCCTCCCTCCAGCGGCTGGCTATGGAGACTCTGTCTATCGGCTGTGCGGCTACATGTGTCTGGACAGCTCCAGCCAGTCTCAGTCAGACACGTTCAAACTGATCTTCGATGAGCAGCCAAACTCCAGGGTGAGAGAACTCAGTGTGTGGGATTTATCTGGTCTAATGCCATGTGCAtacctctctgctgtgtttctttagtCCCTGTCCATCACTCAAGTTCTTTAATGACACAGGCAGCAATTGTCTGGAAGTTTAAACTGGCTTCTGTCCCATTTATCTCAAATGATCCCCTAATTTCTTCTCCAAATAGCAGGAGGTTCGCTGTAACCACGACCTTCCTGATCCATGTCAGAGGATGAAGCTTCATCAATATGTATATCAATCACAGAGTTTatagaagaaaagaaatcctTCATTCAAAAAGTTCTTCCCCATTTCTGCTTGTTGTTAAGTCTGTTTTTAACAAACAGGTACAGAGGCCATGAAAGGTGTTTGTTAGAGGGAGAAGAATCTTCTTTCTCaagttctctttttttaatttttcacacaaaTACTTTTCAGGAGTATAAATGAGGCTGTCGGCCTCAAAGTGTGCTCCGTTGTTCTCTAATTAGGCCGCTTTGTTTGCAGACTACACATTGTACCAACTTGTTAGTGTCAGGCTGACTCCAGCCTTCACAGTCTCAGTGTGTGACGATGTGCAGATGGACACTAAATCAGCCTCCTGAGAGAGGAGCTCATCGTCACCACAGGGGGTTTATGTTGGTTTGCTCAAACATGCGTTTGACGGTGTAGCTGTCAAACAGATTTATCtggagcatcagaaactttaGGCATCAGAAACTGTGTCACATTGCTTCTAGTATTTCAGCCATTGACTTCACCTTTTAACTCGTGTTCACACACTCTCAATCACAACACAGTTCCTAGTTCAGCAGACTCAATATGTATGTTTGTCTCCATTAGATCCTAATTTCTGTTTTGTGAAATCAGTTGAGCCGTTTTACATGTATGTTCCACCAACTGCAGACGGAGTATGAACCCCTGGTTTGGAACCACTGCACTAAATCATGAAACATAATCAGTAAAGTAATATTCTAGACACAAGGCCAACGCTCTAGCTCATGGTGCAACAATGGTTGGAGTCATCCCCTCCGCcctaaacagaaacacacattaggAGGGTTGAATTGATGATGAATATGGTTTGGGCATGACGACTGGTGGGACCAGGTTGAACGGACGGGATCTGTTGGGATCTGTCTTATCTGAAGCCATTTTCACAGAAGTTATATGAAACATGTTTGATAGTTTGTGCCTGACATCAGCAGCAGACGATGTGCGTCACCAAGGGACACATACCTGGAAATAGACAGCTTTACCTGAAGGTCGCTTCACTAAgttccctcagctctacagtCCTACGTGCCCCTCCATCCAGGATCTCTTCAGACTCTCCCCCCTTTTTGACTCTGAGTTTATGCTCCGTCCTGATCTGTTGATGGAAGCAATCTTTGAGTGTGGTTTGTCCAGACTTCTGGCTAATCCTCAGGTTTGTCCCAAGCTTTAGTTGAAAGTATAAGTGAAGATATAAAGTTTGTTGTGTAACCAGAGCAGTGCTCCTGACGGTGAGGTGTTGATTCATGTTGATTAGTCGTCTCAAAGCCAAACCACCGGCTGTAGACGAGCGAGTGaagctgctgagctgcagcctgTTGAGTGGAAGCGACAAGCGGCTCTGTATGTTTACCCAGACGAGACTATTTTATTACAGCCGACTGTTGACTCGACAAACACTCGTGTCTGACAGAGAAACTACGGTGCAGTAAACACACCGTGTGTGTTCACTGGCCTCTTCCGTGTTTACTGGCAGAGGGAGAACACAAGAAACAGACCTCCTACATCTGCATTACTGTAAAATGCGTCAGTCAGAACATCTTTCAAATGCTGAGGAGTAAAAGCCATCAGGACGCttggtaataaaaaaaagtctctcaGTAAAGAAAAAGTAGAATCAAAGACCTTCATCTGCACAATGTTCCTGAAGACTATCCATCTTCTGGCACTTCACTGCATCCAAACATTAAACATTGTGAGCACGTGTCATCTCTTCACTGAGTGTTTGactcaaatttaaaatgtaaaagtttctCAGACCcgtctcgctctctgtctcacctcaGATGTTTGCCTGTGCCAAGTCCCTGTTCATCTCCGACCAGGACAAGAGGAAGCacttctgcctgctgctgcGACTCTCTCTGGgcaacagacaggaagtgggttCGTTCAAGAGCAAGATGATCAAAGTCATCTCCAAACCCTCCCAGAAGAGACAGTCCATGAAGAACGCCGACCGTCAGTCACGTTTTacttatttttcactgttttcaatTTGGattgaagagagaaaaaatccaaacatccaaattgattttattatttaaaagctACCAAAAGAATAGTTAGACTTTTTAGGTTATTGCCAAAGTTAGATAAAAAGTTGATGTGACTCTCTTGTCTCTATGGAGTCTTGTCGTCACGTGAGGTTGCCTGGCAACCGgtggagactccaggaagttctGTGAACAAACTGTGAACAAACTACTTTCAGCAGTATTTTCTAACTTCCCTGAACACCCTGAACCCCAAGAGACCGGCCGCAGGTTTGACAGACAGCTGGTTTTTATGTGTCATGACTTCACATTATGTCATTTAAAACCttgctgtgcgtgtgtgtgtgtgtgtgtgttttcagtgtgtatCTCATCCTGCTCCAGAGTAGCTTTGTTCAACCGTTTACGCTCGCAGACGGTCAGCACTCGTTACCTCTcagtggacagaggagcctTCATAGCCAGCGCCAGACAGTGGACGGCCTTCACCATCaccatgggtgtgtgtgtgtgtgtgtgtgtgtgtgtgtgtgtgtgtgttagctgcaTGTTCACAGCTTCTCAGTCCCACACTGACTTATACCATATTGTAAAGGTCATGTTATGGTCAGTCTATCCATGAAGTGTGGGACTTTTACATGTAATTGAAGCCCTCATCACACAATATTGATTCATTTCCAAAATCAGTATCCACCATTGATTTCAATTAGCCGACTACTGTGTTTGTAAATCTGGTTTCTGTGACGACACGATGGGGCCGCGGTCGTGATGCGTCTTAGGTCAGTCAGTAGTGACTTGTACTGAAGGGAGAAGCGACCATAGCGACACAGCCGACTACAGCGACGAGGAGTACTGCGGAAAAACATGAGAAGAGTCCAAGAAAAGTTTCTGACGCTCCCGATAAGAAAGAAACGCAGGGTTCAGATGAGATGTAATTTTCCTCCCTGCCAAACGGGGGAGACAAAACCTCCACACTGTTggtttgaatttaaaaaagaaaacgaggatgaaaaatatttttacaatcCAAAAGctccaaaaaatatatattttttatcgTAGAGGAACTCCACACACAATTACTTTTAGTTGTCTGGATTTAAAAGTGACGTCCAGATAAATTCTCCCAAACTGTGTCTGTTACATATTTAACATCAGCAGAATTCAAATCAATATTGgatttatatgtatttatatatatatatatatatatatatatatatgtgtatatttatatgtaagAATTTAGTTCGTACAAACAGCCACGACTGCTGTACAAAGTTAAATTAACCtgtttttattaacaaaagGAACAAATATCTAACAAATTATCTGCAATACTGGGTTTTATTTACCGTCTCAAGTCCTTTTATTACAGTTATTTGTTCTAAACCTTGTGATAGAAGCTGCCACGAAAATAAATAGACGGATTTAGACCATTTCAGACACGTTGGGGGTGTCAGTAAGGTCGTCTGTACGCATGGCTCTTGATACTTACTTCATATATCTGAGATGTTCACACATCTAGACACATCATAGAGGAATGAGCGGCGGCCATCAGCGGCCCGAACACGCTGCCCTGCGGTCAGTAGACAGTTTCTCTCACCACCCTGCGTAAATACTGTCGTCTTCACCGGCGATGTTCACCGCTCACACACGCCTGGAAAAGCTCGTCCTAAGATCTGTGAGCTTATTTATTCAACACGGGACCTCCCAccacctaaacctaaacctcagtcagtcaccacacacacacacacacacacacacacaaaagtaagTTTTATAAAACAGTAATGACTAAGTTCACtctacaatgtgtgtgtgtttgttgcagtgGGAGTCCATGAGTCTGTATGAATATTCATGtgtagttttgtgtgtgtgtgtgtgtgtgtgtgtgtgtgtatgtagtggAGGACCAGCGTGACCAAGACGACTTTGTGCTGAGCGAAGGCTTCATCTGTTACGGCTGTGTGGTCCAGTTAGTGTGCACTGAGTCTGGAGTAGCTCTGCCACccatggtaacacacacacacacacacacacacacacacacacacacacacacacacacctttcataTTCAGGAACGAAGTAACTCCAAACGATAACTGTAACCATGGTTACTGTTTAAAGCTGTAATTTCGAGTCAGGAGGCAAACTGTTCACCACGTCAGCCCACACTGAactcacacattcatgttcccttCAGGATGAACTGGAAAAacttttcatccatccatcatcagaTTAAactgttctttgttttatgaccaaatatctaTAAAACTGGTGACATCCTGTCGGCCTCAGCTGGACTTTGTGTTCAGTGATCGGCCTCACGGAGCTGCTGGCTCAGCTACATGACTCTGGGTCTTTGTGCTTCACATCCATCATCAGGAGAAGATCTACACGTTATAGATAAGTGTTCTGCAGAGCAACAGGCTCCCGTTGTGTCTAAATACTGAGCCACAGTCTGCAGCTGTGAGCTTTAAACTGAATTTCTGTGCTTTAGTATTTCTTTTCATCACATCATTTTACTGAGACACATACATTCATTTGAATGTCTGCAGCTCACACCAGAAACTCCCTGAAAGTTGTCTCTCAGGTATTTTCCTCTGATGTCTGCGAAGGAACAACTGTAGCAGTAGTGAACATCACAGCATCAGCTGAATCTCCCTCGTAGCTCCGCTCAGGAAATTAAATCAATAACAATGAGGAATTTAGGAAAACCTGCTAATTTACTGAGGATATGTGTTTAAATCCCTGTGACTCCGAGAGCACagcctgctgaagtgtccttgagcaggaCACAGAATTCATTCATCCTCAGGGGCTGGTTGTTGTTTAATGTGGTATTAATCAGACTggggtttctgtgtgtgtgtgtgtgtgtgtgtgtgtgtgtgtaaccccAGAGGAGACAAGAAGTCCACTCACACTCTGGAGAGAAGCTGTCTTGTCTGATTATCTAACCTTTCAATCACAAAGTCACCACTTTGGTCCCGTGCgtctgacaggtgtgtgttacaTAACCTGCTAATCCTGGAAGTGCAGTTGTTTTAGCTGAGCCCATCCTGCAGGTTAAGTTAAACTTAGACAAACCTCTTAGCAGAATCCTTCACAATCCGCTGAGCACACTCTTTCCCCGTACCCCCTAAACTGCTGTCATAACAACCTCGGCTGCCTCCCGGGGGTGGATGGTGAAGGTATATCTGCGTGCTacacctctgtgtttttgtagttgAGGCCTTTCGCTGCCTGGTTTATTTGAAGATGGAGACGTTTTACCTGCGGAGTCGTTTGCGTGGCTCTGTTGTTTGGTTGTGGTCGGCGTCTGGGCTGATGAGGAGGTGAAGGTGGACGTGTGGGACCAAAGAGTTCAGCTGCATCAGCATCTGTGGAAAGGCTTGAATATGAGAAGAGTGTCTGTGTGCGGTGCAGTAAAgggtgtgtttgaatgtgttaaTACTTAGGACGGGGGCTCAAGGTCTGGACATACCAGAAGTGATCCGCTGTGGAACCTCCCGCGACGCACAGACCACCAGGTTTTTATAGAGTGTGCACCTTTTTAAGATCCCATCCCCGAAGTGTTAGCCAGCTCCGTCACGTTACTGTAAGCAGCTGTTGTATCTCTGGTTATGTTTGAGTGAAAGCTTCATTTGTAAACTCACTTCATAGATATGGGACCCTTTTTACTTATTGAAAGGTTCCATgtaatgtattatatatatatatattagtacTTAGTCAGTGTGTCTAGAAACCCTTGAACTCTGAGAAAAGACgtcctctcactttctctcctgcgttcagtaaatgtgtgtggaaacgctctgtttagatttggctccccttgtgatgtcataaggggaagtgatgaacatgtgacctcctccggcCAATCAGCAGGCCGACAAACCCCGTCcgctgaaaacctcctgaatcctcCATTATATTGTCTTCACTTGTGCCAGTTTACGGTAACGTGAAGATGTCAGAGGCGAGAGAAAAGCCCGCAGACTGTtctgctgtgagaaaaatactgtgttgtgttttctgaggATTAAACCAAGTAAACCTGTTCTGACAGGACGTCCAGAAACCAATATGAACATCAAAATGAGCCGACTCTGGGACCTTTGAACGTAGCACCGTTTGACCTGCCTGTTGATCTCTTTGTCTGCATGAAATGTGTGTAACTTTGTTAACATGGAGCGCTGCAAGTTCTTTGTTTTTGAAGTTGTTAAGACCCCCAAAAGTTTCCCCTAATAACAGATATCGGCCCCTTTTTTTTGGCTGCAAGGTGCATTAGTTTAGATTCTAGCATTGAGGCCTGTCAGAGCTGTCAAGATGGATCTATCTTCTAGGAGACTCAGTGCATttaagggatagtttggatttttagAAGCAGGTTGTGTGACCTACTAAGACTAGAAGTACCTCACACAACCACACttgaaataatccaaactatccctttaaatccTGCAATAAACGTCCTATAAAAGCATGTTATAGTTTAGTCTCTTCACATGAACACATATTACTGACAAATGATCCAATAATCCAGGTGTAACAATAGAAAATATCAGCTTGGTTATTCAGAGGAAATTACATTCCTGAGATTTCTGACGGAGCTTATTGATTTTGCTTTTCCCCTCGATTTTCGTTCACGTCTCCAGGTGATCCGTAAGGTCAACAAGCAGCACGCCATCTTAGACGTGGATGAGCCGGTGTCTCAGCTCCACAAGTGTGCCTTCCAGTTCAGAGACAGCCCGCACGCATACCTGTGTTTATCCAACGACACCATCATACAGCACCATGTGAGGCTCTCTGTTCCCACACCTTCTCcgctccctccttcctctcctcagtcCGTGCCCCCCTGCCAACACTAatcccctcttccctctctcgtctcctccatcctttc
This region of Pempheris klunzingeri isolate RE-2024b chromosome 2, fPemKlu1.hap1, whole genome shotgun sequence genomic DNA includes:
- the rbpjl gene encoding recombining binding protein suppressor of hairless-like protein, which gives rise to MQDHLKAAGYGDSVYRLCGYMCLDSSSQSQSDTFKLIFDEQPNSRMFACAKSLFISDQDKRKHFCLLLRLSLGNRQEVGSFKSKMIKVISKPSQKRQSMKNADLCISSCSRVALFNRLRSQTVSTRYLSVDRGAFIASARQWTAFTITMVEDQRDQDDFVLSEGFICYGCVVQLVCTESGVALPPMVIRKVNKQHAILDVDEPVSQLHKCAFQFRDSPHAYLCLSNDTIIQHHAPSSVRDPSRVVLNDGSCWTIIGVEAVEFTFNQGLACIQTPVTPFPVITGLEVNGGGHVAMLEIHGENFSPHLKVWFGNSESETMFKSPKSLLCVVPDISVFAVGWRCLRRIITVPLSLIRLDGLIYRTSFSFTYTPELQPPPMPVRGGAGGGKRERTMEGGQEDDFLLETIHQEFTRANFHLFMQS